The Verrucomicrobiota bacterium nucleotide sequence GCGCTTGCACGCCCGGTTTCTCATCCACCGATACGGTCACCGTCCGCAGCGTGCCGGGGGGCGGCGGCGACTCGACCAGTTGGCTCACTTCCCGGTAAACGATCAGCACTTCTTTCATTTTGCGATCGATGGCTTGCTTGACAGGACATCATTTTGGTTTCAGTTTGGTGGCGCCATGAACGTAACCATCAAAGACCTGCCGGCGCGGCTCCATCGCAAGCTCAAGGCACGGGCTGACGCCAACAAGCGAAGTCTCAATTGGGAGGTCATCGACATCCTGGAAAAGGCGGTGGAACCCACGCCCGTGGATGTCGAGGCGATTTTGGCCGACATCAAGAAAATCCATGCGCGTACCAACTTGCCGCCGTTGACGGAGGAATTCCTCCGCGAAGCCAAGAATCAAGGGCGACCGTGATTGTAGTGGACACCAGCGTGATCAGTTACTTCCTGATCCCGGGCCCACTTCACGACGCGGCATGCGCCGCGGCCCGAAAAGACGAATGGTGCGCACCGATTTTGTGGAGATCGGAATTCCGCAACGTTCTGTCGATTTACGTTCGGCATCAGAGGCTGCCGATTGATGAAGCGAGAGGCTTGATGCGGCTCGCCGAGAATCTCCTCTGGGGTCGCGAGTTCACCGTGCGTTCTTCAACGGTCCTGGACTGCATCAGCCGCTCCCACCGCTCCGCCTACGATTGTGAGTTCGTCGCTCTGGCCTTGGACCTGGGCATCCCGCTCGTGACCACGGATGATCCGGTCGTGGACGAATTCCCAAACACGGCTGTCCATTTGCGCGCTTATGCGGGTTAGGGCGCGCGAACCTCAGTAATCCACTCGGACGCGGTAAAAGCGGGTTTGCCCGCGCGCTCCGGCATCAAGGAAACGCAGCATTCCGCCATTGCCGTTGGTCGTGACCAGGATTCGCCACGGAGAGGACGCGGCTTCACTGAATTCGATGTGATTCGGCCGATTGCTGATGCTCCGCCAGGACAACGCGGCGCCGCCGGGCACGGGCACGACCTGGAGTTGCAGCAGCGAAATATCGACATAGACCAGATCGTTGAACGTCGGCGTCTGAGAGAGCACCGGGAGTTCGTTCAACGGCGCTTCGAGCAGGAGCCGATAAATGCCATTGGTCGCGGAGACGTTGTTGAAGCGGTTCAAAACGTTGGTCCCACGCAAGACCCGGCCGAACACAGTGAAGCCGCCATCGACGGCGTCCAGTTCCCGATTGTCGCGCAAATTGAAAAACCATTCCGAGCTGGCCGAGTTGGTCAGGCCGGACACACGCGCCATGGCGAGCGTGCCGTAGGTGTTGCTGAACGTCCGGCCCACCCCATACTCGTTGGGAATCGCAGGCTGGCGTGACACGGCATCGATCACCGTGCGATTCGAAATCACCGCCGTATGATAACCTCCGCCCTGGACCACGAAGCCTGGCACCCAGCGATGCATGAACAGGTTGGTGTAAGCCCCGTTTCCCACGTAACGCAGGAAATTCTCGACCGTGACCGGTTTATCCTCGCGGAACAGTTCTACCTCGATGTCGCCGAGCGGCGTTCGAAATTGCGCGAGAGTGCCTGCCTGGCAGGAGGCAAAACCAGTTGACAACATCAGAAACACAATCCCACCCATGATGCAATTCATACGTAAACGATGCCGTGAATGAGCGCATCAATTCAAGCTTTGGAACCCCAGCCGGAGCGTGGCGTTTAGGCGCTTGCACCGCTTCAAGGTCCGGCGCGGCCCGAGGCTTTGGATGTGGAAGCGGCGTAAACGCCGCGCTCCGGCAGGATTTAGAGAATCGGAGGTATTCAAGGGGTGTTTCTGAGCAGCCATTCCGCCCATGAACCCGGTAGGGCGAGTCCGTCCCGGCGAGCCGCTCGACGTGCGTGGAACACGTTCGACTCGGCTCGCTGGGGACAGGCTCGCCCTACCGTCTGGTTCATGGGCAGAATGGCTGGTTTCTGAGGATTGAAAATTCAGGGCGCTTCCTCCACGCTGCGAGAGTGAAACTTCTGACGTGCCGTTGGCTCTTGATCATGATCGCTGGACTCTGGTTGGGCTGCAATCGAACCGAGCGCTTGGCCAGCGCGCCGCTGGCAGCCAGCCCGGGTGAACCCACTCAAGCCCAGGGAACTCTCCCGACCCTCAAGCTCTGGCTCGGCGCCGAAGAGATCACCGCCGAGCAAGCTCTATCATCGATTCAGATTCAGACTGGATTGATGTTTCGCAAGGAAATGCCGGAGAACCATGGAATGCTGTTCGTGTTTGACCATCCGCACCGCGCGTCGTTCTGGATGCGCAATACGGTTCTGCCGCTCACCTGCGCCTATATCGACCCCGACGGAGTCATCCTGGAGATTCGCGACATGAAGCCACTCGATGAGGCCGCCATTCAAGCGGCGTCGGATCGGGTGCAGTTCGTGTTGGAAATGAACCAGGGCTGGTTTTCACGCCACAAGGTCTCCGCCGGAATGGTCGTGCGCACGGAGCGCGGCTCGCTTCAGGAAACTTATTTCGGAGGCAAATGAGTATCTCGCGCGCTAAATCCGAACGATTGTTTGCCGAGGCGTTGAAACACATTCCGGGAGGAGTCAACTCGCCCGTGCGAGCGTTCCGCGCCGTCGGCGGCCAGCCTTTTTTTGTGACGCGCGCCCGAGGCGCCCGGGTCTTCGATATCGATGAAAATCAATACATCGATTACGTCGGCACGTGGGGCCCAGCTATCCTGGGCCACGCCCATCCGAAGATTATTCGGGCCGTTCAACAAGCGGCCGAACAGGGCACCAGTTTCGGCATTCCCAATCCGCTCGAAGTGCAGATGGCAAAACTGATTTGTTCCGCCGTGCCGAGCGTTGAAAAAGTGCGTATGTGCAATTCAGGCACGGAAGCCACGATGTCGGCGATCCGCCTGGCGCGCGGTTTCACCCGGCGGAACAAGATCGTCAAATTTGAGGGCTGTTATCACGGCCACGCGGATTCATTGCTCGTGAAGGCTGGATCGGGCGCGCTCACGTTCGGACACCCCGACAGCGCCGGTGTGCCTGAGGCATTCACGCAGCACACGATCGTTTTGCCGTTCAACGACGCCGATGCCGTGCGGCAAGCCTTCGCGGCGAATCCTCGCGATATCGCCGCCGTCATTCTCGAAGCGGTTCCGGGAAACGCGGGCCTCTATCTCCCGAAACCAGGCTACCTGGAGTCGCTGCGCCAAATCACTTTGGAAAACGGCGCGCTGCTGATTTTCGACGAAGTGATGACGGGCTTCCGGCTGGCCTGGGGCGGCGCGCAACAACGGTTTGGAATCACGCCTGACCTGTCCTGCTTTGGAAAGATCATTGGCGGCGGCTTGCCAGTGGGGGCGTTCGGAGGCCGCACCGAGGTCATGGATTGCCTGGCGCCGTTGGGGCCCGTGTATCAAGCAGGCACGCTCAGCGGCAATCCGGTGGCCATGGCCGCGGGAATCGCGGCGCTGGAGGAGATCAAGTCCGGCGACGCTTATGAAAAGCTGGAAAAACTGGGAGCCGCCCTCGAAACCGGGCTGGCTGAGGCCGCGAAAATGGCGCGGGTGCCCGTGCAATTCAACCGTTGCGGCTCGATGTTCTGCGCTTACTTCACCGGTGAGCCCGTGCACAACCTGGCCGACGCCCTGAAGAGCGACCGGGCGCGGTTCGCGAAGTTTTTCCACGGCATGCTGGCCGGGGGCATCTATCTCGCGCCGTCGCAGTTCGAGGCGGGGTTCATTTCGTTGGCGCACAGTCCCGAAGAGATTGATGCGACTGTGACAGCAGCGGCAAAGGCCTTGGCGGTCCTTTGACGGTTCAGGCGTTGTGGCGCTGCCCTTGCGAGCGGATTGAAGATTGAATAAGCTTTCGCCGTGCCTGTAGAAACGATCCATCGGTTCACCGTTGAAGAATACCATCGAATGGGCGACACCGGCGGCTTGGGTCCCGAGACGCGTGTTGAACTTCTCGACGGGCAGATCATCGATATGATGCCCATTGGTCCATTTCATGGAGGTGTGAGCAAACGCCTGATCCGCCTTTTCGCCCGGCTTTCGCGGGAGCGCTGGGTGGTTGCCGCCCAGGATCCGGTGCGGTTGGACGAGCATTCGGAACCGCAGCCGGACTGGATGCTTCTGAAGCCTGCCGCGGACGATTACACCCGGCGTCATCCCGGGCCCGACGATGTATATCTTTTGATAGAGGTATCTGACAGCTCTGTGGTCTATGACCGCACAAGAAAGCTCCCTGCTTATGGCCGTGCAGGCATTCAGGAAGTTTGGATCATCAATCTTCCAGAGCAAACCATGGAAGTGTACCGTGAACCGCATTACGTTGGTTATGCGTCGAAGCAGGTGTTGCGCATTGGAGATGAAGCAAGGCCGCTGGCATTCCCGGATGTCGCCATCGAAGTCCGGTCTCTTCTGCAGCAAGCCGTTTGATCCGGGACGTTCGCCATGCGCATCCTTGCTCTGGACCACGGCACCAAACGCGTCGGCGTCGCCGTCAGCGATGAACTGAAAATGCTCGCGCATCCGCTGGAGTTCATTCCCGCGGAGCCCTTCGCCGCCTTTCTGGCTCGCCTGAAAGAAATCCTTCGCGAGAAACAGGTCGAATTGATCCTGGTCGGAATGCCGCGGAACATGGACGGCAGTTACGGGCCGGCCGCGTTGAAAGTTCAGAATTTCGTGGCGGCGCTGAGGCAGGCCGTCACCACTCCCATCCGGACGCTCGATGAAAGACTCACCTCCGTGCAGGCGAATCGATTTTTGGCCGAAGCCGAAGTTCGAGGCCGCGCGCGCAAAGAGAAGGTAGATAAGATGGCGGCGGCAATTCTTTTGCAGAGTTACCTGGACAGCCTGTCGGGTGGGGGATGAATCACGCAGGCGTCAACTCCTGACAACAGCGCGGAAACCTCGATAGACGTCCGTTCGTTTAACAGGAGCAAACAGAGGCAACGGAGTCGCGCTCCCCATTCATTCTCAGTTGACTCCGTTGCCTCCTGTTAAGGTGTTTCGGTTCTGGGCGAACACCACGCTCAACACGACGGCTTCGCAAGCCCCGTTTCCGCAGTCCAAAACGAGTCCAAAACCTGCCGACGTGACGAACGGTCTTCAAAGCCGTAAAGTCTCGCTCCGTGGACTCGGTTAAATTCAAGCTGACCATTGCGTACGACGGCACGGATTACGCCGGCTGGCAAGTGCAGCACACTGGCATCGGTGTGCAACAGCGCATCGAGGAAGCCTTGCGGAAGCTCTTTCCCGGTGTTCGGCATATTCACAGTTCCAGCCGGACGGATACCGGTGTGCACGCGCTTGGCATGGTCGCGCACGTCGAGATTTCCAAAGCCGAGTTCAAAATGCCGGTGGCGAAGCTTCCGCTGGCCATCAACGCCCATTTGCCACACGACATCCGCGTCATGGCGGCCACACGCTGCCGAAGCGATTTTCACGCCCGCTTCGACGCAACGGGCAAACAATACCGCTACTTCGTCTGGACTCATCACTTTATGAACCCTCTCCTTCGCCACCAGGCGTGGCTCGTGCACTACAAGCTGGACCTGGCCGCCATGCGGGCCGCCGCGCGCCATTTGTTGGGCAAGCATGACTTCGCCTCGTTCGCCGGAACGCGAAATTATGAAATGGATTCGACCGTCCGCACGTTGACACGCTGCGACCTCCTCAAACGCGGGGCGCTCCTGACGTTCATTATCGAAGGCGACGGTTTTCTGTACAAAATGTGCCGCAGCATCGTCGGCACGCTCGTGCAGGTGGGCCGGGGAAAATTCAGTCCGGGTGAGGTCAAACAAATGCTCGCCCGAAAAGACCGGCGCGCTGCCGGGATGACCGCGCCGGCGCACGGCCTGGTTTTGTGGAAAGTGATCTACGAACGGAAACCTGATCGAAGCTGACCGTGGAAATGAACATCGTCTTGATCGAACCCGAGATCCCGCCGAACACCGGCAACATCGCGCGCCTTTGCGCCGCCACAAAAACGCGGCTGCATCTGATCGAACCGTTCGGATTCAAGCTCGACGACCGTCAACTGAAGCGCGCCGGCATGGATTACTGGCAGCACGTCGAATGGCATCGCTGGCCCAGTTGGACCCACTTCGTCAACCAGGTTTCCGCGTCTTCCCGCCTTTGGTTCATCGAGTCTCAAGGCCCGCGCCCCTATGCCGACGCGCGCTACGGTCCCGACGACTATCTGGTATTCGGACGAGAGACGGCGGGCCTGCCGAAAGAACTGCTTGCGCAGCATCGCGAAACCTGGTTGCGCATCCCGATGTTCAACCCCAAGGCCCGGAGTTTGAATCTTTCCAACTGCGTCGCGCTGGTCTTGTACGAGGCCTTGCGGCAACATGATTTCCAGGGCGAAATCGAATAGCAGCATCGCGGCAATTCTCATTCTGCCGGCATGGGGACCATGAAGCCGTAGCCGACGACGTGAGGAGGCGGATTTCCGGGTTAACCAAAACCTGGCGTTCCATAAACTTTACGGCGGACTTGGCGTAATTCTTGGGCCGGCCAAGCCGCCGCACAACTATTCTGGGTCCCTGCAGGCGTGGGATCCGATCAAGCAGAAGTCTGCATGGTCCATTCCGCAGGATCACAACTGGAATGCGGGAACCCTCTGCACGGCGGGGAACCTGGTCTTTCAAGGACGCCCCGATGGAAAGTTGATCGCCTATAGTGCCACCACGGGAAAGACCGTTTGGACGGTCGATTTGGGCCTGGGAATTTCGGCGCCGCCGATCACCTATCGCCTGAATGGCCGTCAGTACTTGGCGCTGCTCGTAGGCTGGGGCGGTGCGGCGGCGGGATTGGGACAGGGCCTTGAGGGCTGGGCCTATGGCGTGCATCGGCGCCGTCTGGTGGGCTTCTCGTTGGAAGGAAAGGCAGAACTCCCCAAGCAGCCCGCTCCGTATTTCCCCAAGCCGATTGTGATTCCAGGCTACAAGATTGACCCGGCGCTGGCCGAGAAGGGTGGTTCCATCTGGGGCCTCTGTGGATCCTGTCACGGCGGGGGAATGATTGCCGGCGGCATGGCGCCGGATCTGCGCGCGTCCGGAGTTCCGCTCGCCGCGCCGGTATTCGAGCAGGTGGTGCGCGGTGGCGCCAAGGTCAATCGCGGCATGCCCTCCTATCCAAACCTGACCGACGAAGACTTGCTGGCGCTTCAGCACTACATCCGAAAGAAAGCTCACGAGCCCGAAACCACGGCTCGACCCGCGTCCGGAGGCCAGTAGCCTGGATCGCATCGTCAATTGACGGACGTTTTTCCCACAAAGCCAATTACTAGACATGGCCTGTCCAGAAACGTGACAGGGCTGGATCCTCCGTCGTCCTCGCGCCAATCGGTTGACGGATTGGAAATGCTTCCGCGGTTTCGGGTTGGCCTCACACGGCGCTAATCTGGACGCGATTTCGCGAAGAGTCCGGCCCGAGGTTCCAGCTTCCTGAATTCGCAAACCGTCCCGGCAAGTTTGGCATCTCGCCTGCTTGAGCATACTGACATGGCGACCTCAGCAGAACTTGATGAGCTGGTCCAGTGCGTGCGCAGAGTTTTGCCGGCACAACGGCAGTTCACCCGCCTGGAACAAAACCTCCCCGCAGGAATCGTCGAAGTGACCTGGCATTCGCGGAACTTCGCCGTGACCCCGAGGCTGGAAGTTGTCGAACTCAAAGGGCGGACTCTGGTTTGCACCGGCGCTTCGATGCTGCTGCAAACGGCGCTTCGGACCAAGGAGCGAAACAACCGGATGCTCAGCGCGCTGATTGAGACGCTGCGCATGGCTGAGGACAGTATGCGGTTTAACCCGGAAAGAGGATTCGCCTTGCTTGAGGACGTTAAAGATACCTTGCTGAAATCGTCGGGAGGCGCCAGGGTCAGCAAGCCCAAGGAATCGGAGGCCGTCGCCGCCAGTTAACTCGTTCAAGATTCAATAGAGGATGGCGAAACGGCCGTCTGGCTTGGCGATCGCCGCGGCGAAACTCCAAACCGGAATCCCATCCTTCCTGGCTTGCTCCGACAGGGTTGCCCTTCCCGGTCGAAAAGTTGCCAGGCGAGCGCTCCGCCTTTTTGCCATCCGGTTCCTTCCGTCCACACCAAAAGGGTTTCTCCTTTCGCGTTGCTGACCACGACTGGATGTTTGCGCTTGCCCTTTCCCGGAGGCGCGAAGACTTGCGTAACCTGGGAACTCCCGGACGCGACGCGAGCGCAGTACACCTGGCCCTCCGTTTCCCAGGCGGCGAGGGTCGCCATGGGGCCCTCGAAGAACGAAGCGCTGCTCATCGGGCAGGCGGGAATGATCCAGCGATGCGTGTGGGCAGTCTCGAACGATTCGCTGCGATCGTTGGAAATCAGGAGAACCTCGTCGCGATTCACTTGGCTGGATGCCGTTCTCCGGCACCCGCATCAAATCAATCGACGGTGCAGCGACGGCGGACGAGGGGATCGACAGCAGGGCCATTGCGACCAAGGGTAAGACCGAGGCGAGTGATTTCATTCGCGTGGCTCGACTTTAGTGACGCTTCCTTTGCCCTCAAGGTCCGCAAGATTCAGCTTGGTTATTCACGGGCAAGGTGTATGGACCTTTCCCATCAAATCCAATCTTATGAGTTTCTCCAGAATGCCCATTCTCGCACTCTGCTTTCCACTTTTCGTTGCCTGGCTTTGGGCGCAAGACGATCAACCTCTGCCGCGTGGGGCCAAGCCCAGGAACGAGGGCGTCACCGGCGCGGGCGAGGGGCCGGCGTGGGATCGCAAAGGGAATCTTTACTTCACGGGCGGAAATCGCATTACGCGCTTCGATTCCGCCGGTCAGACGCACACTTTTCGCAGCCCATCCGGCGGGGCGAACGGCTTGCTCTTCGATTTCCAGGGTCGATTGGTGACGTGCGAGGCGGGTAATCGCCGCGTCACGCGAACCGAAGCCGACGGAACGATCACGGTGCTTGCGGATAACGACGGCGGCAAACGGTTCAATTCGCCCAATGACCTGACCATCGACTCCAAGGGCCGCATCTATTTTACCGATCCGCGTTATGGGAAACGCGACAGCATGGAAATTCGGGACGACCAGGGGAACCTGGTCGAAGGCGTCTATCGGATCGATGCGCCTGGCAAGGTCGCGCGCATCATCACGCACGAAGTCGATCGGCCGAACGGGATTCTGGTCTCGCCCGGCGATCAATACCTATACGTCGCGGACAATAACAACAACACGGTAGGCGGCGCACGCAAGCTCTGGCGCTTCGATCTCAAAGCCGCCGGCAGCATTGATCCGAAAAGCCGGCGGTTGATTTTCGACTGGGAAACCGGCCGCGGCCCGGACGGTCTGAAAATGGACCGGAAAGGACGTCTTTATGTGGCCGGCGGCTTGAATGTCGCGAATCCTCCTTCCGAAACGGCGGACAAGTTCAAAGGCGGCGTCTATATCCTGTCGCCCGAAGGCAAGCTGCTGGATTTTGCGCCGATTCCAAAGGATGAGGTGACGAACTGCGCCTTCGGTGGCGGAGATCTGAAAACTCTCTACATCACGGCTGGGGGAACGCTCTGGAGCATCCCGGTGAACACCGCAGGCTGGAGTCTGTCCGGCGCTAATCAGTGATCAGTAATCAGTGCTCAGTAAAGGGGAGGCGATGGAATTCCTCCAGGGACATTTTCTCCCGGCGGCTTTTCACAACGGCTCCCGCGTTTCAACGCCTCCGGTTACGGCGCTTCTCGCCGTCTGTCTCGCCGCGCGGAAGATCCGCAATTGGCCATGCGTGTACTTGCCGCCCAGGAATTCCACCGCGCCGCTCAAATTCCCGAAGCCGAAGCGGGCGAACGCCGCTTCGATCTCGCGCCGCGCGTTTTCGTCCAGCAAGCGGTTCAGCTCAACCATCTGGCCGGCCTCGACGGCTTCACACAAGTGTCCGTAGATCGTGCTTTCCTTGAGCCCGCGCATGCGGGCGATGTCTTCGACCGAACGGCCTTGCCGGAACGACTGCAGCGTCGCGAAAACCGTCTCCGTGAGTCTCGAACGCGTCGGCGCCGGCGGTTCAGAGAAAGAATCGTCCGCGAAGATTTGTCGCGGATTCAACTGCAAGTGCGCCGTGATTTCCGCCATGAAGACCTCGCCGAATTCGCGGAGCTTCTTCTCGCCCACACCGCTGATCCGGCTGAACTCGGCCTCGGTCTGCGGATAAAACCGCCCCATCTGGCGGAGGGCGACGTCGGAGAAAACGATGTAAGGCGGCATGCCCAGTTCATCGGCGAGCTTTTTGCGCAATTGGCGCAGGCGTTCGAACAATGCTTCATCGCAAGTGATGTCGCCAAAGCGATGCTTCTCCGGTTCGGGCGCGGTCACGGGACGCGTGAGCGGAATCTTTTGTCGCGATTTGAGCACGGCGCGCCCGGTCTCGGTCAGTTCGACAATGTTGAACTTGTCGGCATTCTGATGGAGGTAACCGAGGCGGACGAGCTCGCGGCCAATGGCTGCCCATTCGGCACGGTTGTGTTCCCGGCCGATGCCGTAAGTCGAAAGCGTGGTGTGACCCCACTTGCGAGTCTTTTCCGTATCCGCGCCGCTGAGCACTTCCACGATGTGCTGGATGCCGACGCCGAACCCGCTTTGTTCCCGAACGCGATAAACGCACGACAAGAATTTCTGGGCTGCCAGGGTGCCGTCCCAGGTTTCGCGCGGGGCGAGGCAGTTGTCGCAGGCACCGCAGTTGACCTGGGCAAAAACCTCACCAAAGTATCCCAGCAAAAACGCCCGGCGGCACGTGGCGCACTCGGCATAATGGACCATCTGCTCCAATTGGGCGCGCGCAATCTCGCGTTCTTTCGGATCGGGCTTCTCATCGATGAACCGGCCATACTTGATGCGGTCGCCCGGACTGAAGAGCAGCAAGCATTCGCTGGGCAAACCGTCCCGGCCCGCGCGGCCCGTCTCCTGATAGTAGCTTTCGATGTTCTTGGGCAGGTCGTAGTGAACGACGAAGCGGACGTTGGGCTTATTGATGCCCATCCCAAACGCAATCGTGGCGCAGACCACGCGCACTTCATCCCGAAGAAAGGCTTCCTGGTTGCGCGTGCGATCCTCCGATTCCATGCCCGCGTGATAAGGGGCGGCGCGAATGCCGTCCGCATTGAGCTTCTCCGCCAGGCTGTCGGCGGTCTTCCGCGCCTGGCAATAAATGATGCCGCTGTCGTGCGGACGCGACCGGACGAAATCGAGCACCTGTTGATACGCGCCGGTTTTGGCGGAAACGCGGTAGGAGAGGTTCGGGCGATTGAAACTCGCGATGTAGCACCCGGGCGAGCGAAGATGAAGCTGGACGACAATATCCCGGCGCACTCGCTCCGTCGCGGTGGCGGTCAGCGCCAGCACGGGAATCTCCGGAAACTGGCCGCGCAACGAGGAGAGCTGACGGTATTCGGGGCGGAAGTCATGCCCCCATTCGCTGATGCAATGCGCTTCGTCGATGGCGAAAAGGCTGACGTTCCACTGTTTCAAATCCTCCAGGAATCCCGCCAGCGTCAATCGTTCCGGCGCAACGTAGAGCAGCCGGTATTCGCCGTTGTGAAGGCCGCGCAGGCGCGGTCGCGATTCACCCGCCGCGAGCGAAGAATTCAGAAAGGTCGCGGCCACTCCCGCAGCTTCGAGCGAGTCCACTTGATCTTTCATCAAAGCGATCAGCGGAGACACCACCACCACGAGTCCGGGGCGCACCAGAGCCGGCAACTGGAAACAGAGCGATTTGCCTCCGCCCGTGGGCAGCACGGCGAACACGTCCTTGCCCGCGAGAACGTCGCGAATGATTTCTTCTTGCAGCGGGCGGAAGGAAGTGAAGCCGAAGTATTGCTTCAGCAGCGCGCGCACGTCGTTGGATTCACCTCTCACGGCCGGATTTTTAGCAAAGCCGGACCTGTTTGTGAACTGAGAATCGCATCTGTCCAGATTGCTCCGCGGATGATTCAAGAATCGAGCCAAAGGAGCGCGGGCAGCCTGCCCGCGAGTTTTTCAAGAATCTCGCCATCGCATCGCCCGGGCAAGCTGCCCGCGCTCCTTCTTGAATCAGCCGTCCGATTTCGCTTTTCCAAGAAACCCCTCTCTCCAACTCTCTCCCCACTCGTTCCTCGCAGGGAGAGAGGGGGGCCAATCGAATCGCGACTGACCGACACGCGTAATCGCACCTGCGCCGCGCCGCTGCTTGCCAAGCGCGCGGCCGGCCTGTTTAATGGCGCTGTGTCACATCAGCAGACCTTAGGCAAACCCGTCAGTTTCTCCGGCGTGGGCCTGCATAGCGGCAACCGGGTGAGCGCGACGTTTCTGCCGGCGTCGCCCAACACGGGGATTCGTTTCCGCCGGGTTGACCTGGAAGGCAAACCAGAACTGGAAGCGCGCGTGGAGAACGTCTGCGACACGACCCGCTCCACCACGCTGGGCCGGGGCAACCTGCGCGTTCACACCGTCGAACACGTCCTGGCCACGTTCGCCGGATTCCAGATCGACAACGCCATCGTCGAACTGGATTCCAATGAACCGCCCGTCGGCGACGGCAGCGCGCAGCCGTATTGTCAAATGGTGGAGAAATCCGGGGTCGTCCCGCAGAGCGAGCCGCGCGAACCGTACCGCGTGGGCGAGCCCCTCGAAGTCCGAAACGGCGACACGACGATTTCCGTGTTTCCCGGCGACGGATTGAAGATCAGTTGCACGAGCGCGGACAAACACGGGCGTTTCACACAATTCTTTTCGGCCGAAATCTCCCCGGAAACCTGGAAGCGCGATCTGGCGCCGGCGCGCACTTTTTGTTTCTACGAGGAAATCGAGTTCTTGATCAAAAATGGGTTGATCAAAG carries:
- a CDS encoding IS630 family transposase, producing the protein MKEVLIVYREVSQLVESPPPPGTLRTVTVSVDEKPGVQA
- a CDS encoding Arc family DNA-binding protein, translating into MNVTIKDLPARLHRKLKARADANKRSLNWEVIDILEKAVEPTPVDVEAILADIKKIHARTNLPPLTEEFLREAKNQGRP
- a CDS encoding type II toxin-antitoxin system VapC family toxin, which gives rise to MIVVDTSVISYFLIPGPLHDAACAAARKDEWCAPILWRSEFRNVLSIYVRHQRLPIDEARGLMRLAENLLWGREFTVRSSTVLDCISRSHRSAYDCEFVALALDLGIPLVTTDDPVVDEFPNTAVHLRAYAG
- a CDS encoding DUF192 domain-containing protein — its product is MKLLTCRWLLIMIAGLWLGCNRTERLASAPLAASPGEPTQAQGTLPTLKLWLGAEEITAEQALSSIQIQTGLMFRKEMPENHGMLFVFDHPHRASFWMRNTVLPLTCAYIDPDGVILEIRDMKPLDEAAIQAASDRVQFVLEMNQGWFSRHKVSAGMVVRTERGSLQETYFGGK
- the hemL gene encoding glutamate-1-semialdehyde-2,1-aminomutase, with product MSRAKSERLFAEALKHIPGGVNSPVRAFRAVGGQPFFVTRARGARVFDIDENQYIDYVGTWGPAILGHAHPKIIRAVQQAAEQGTSFGIPNPLEVQMAKLICSAVPSVEKVRMCNSGTEATMSAIRLARGFTRRNKIVKFEGCYHGHADSLLVKAGSGALTFGHPDSAGVPEAFTQHTIVLPFNDADAVRQAFAANPRDIAAVILEAVPGNAGLYLPKPGYLESLRQITLENGALLIFDEVMTGFRLAWGGAQQRFGITPDLSCFGKIIGGGLPVGAFGGRTEVMDCLAPLGPVYQAGTLSGNPVAMAAGIAALEEIKSGDAYEKLEKLGAALETGLAEAAKMARVPVQFNRCGSMFCAYFTGEPVHNLADALKSDRARFAKFFHGMLAGGIYLAPSQFEAGFISLAHSPEEIDATVTAAAKALAVL
- a CDS encoding Uma2 family endonuclease — encoded protein: MGDTGGLGPETRVELLDGQIIDMMPIGPFHGGVSKRLIRLFARLSRERWVVAAQDPVRLDEHSEPQPDWMLLKPAADDYTRRHPGPDDVYLLIEVSDSSVVYDRTRKLPAYGRAGIQEVWIINLPEQTMEVYREPHYVGYASKQVLRIGDEARPLAFPDVAIEVRSLLQQAV
- the ruvX gene encoding Holliday junction resolvase RuvX — translated: MRILALDHGTKRVGVAVSDELKMLAHPLEFIPAEPFAAFLARLKEILREKQVELILVGMPRNMDGSYGPAALKVQNFVAALRQAVTTPIRTLDERLTSVQANRFLAEAEVRGRARKEKVDKMAAAILLQSYLDSLSGGG
- the truA gene encoding tRNA pseudouridine(38-40) synthase TruA — encoded protein: MDSVKFKLTIAYDGTDYAGWQVQHTGIGVQQRIEEALRKLFPGVRHIHSSSRTDTGVHALGMVAHVEISKAEFKMPVAKLPLAINAHLPHDIRVMAATRCRSDFHARFDATGKQYRYFVWTHHFMNPLLRHQAWLVHYKLDLAAMRAAARHLLGKHDFASFAGTRNYEMDSTVRTLTRCDLLKRGALLTFIIEGDGFLYKMCRSIVGTLVQVGRGKFSPGEVKQMLARKDRRAAGMTAPAHGLVLWKVIYERKPDRS
- the trmL gene encoding tRNA (uridine(34)/cytosine(34)/5-carboxymethylaminomethyluridine(34)-2'-O)-methyltransferase TrmL yields the protein MNIVLIEPEIPPNTGNIARLCAATKTRLHLIEPFGFKLDDRQLKRAGMDYWQHVEWHRWPSWTHFVNQVSASSRLWFIESQGPRPYADARYGPDDYLVFGRETAGLPKELLAQHRETWLRIPMFNPKARSLNLSNCVALVLYEALRQHDFQGEIE
- a CDS encoding SMP-30/gluconolactonase/LRE family protein, coding for MSFSRMPILALCFPLFVAWLWAQDDQPLPRGAKPRNEGVTGAGEGPAWDRKGNLYFTGGNRITRFDSAGQTHTFRSPSGGANGLLFDFQGRLVTCEAGNRRVTRTEADGTITVLADNDGGKRFNSPNDLTIDSKGRIYFTDPRYGKRDSMEIRDDQGNLVEGVYRIDAPGKVARIITHEVDRPNGILVSPGDQYLYVADNNNNTVGGARKLWRFDLKAAGSIDPKSRRLIFDWETGRGPDGLKMDRKGRLYVAGGLNVANPPSETADKFKGGVYILSPEGKLLDFAPIPKDEVTNCAFGGGDLKTLYITAGGTLWSIPVNTAGWSLSGANQ